One Dromiciops gliroides isolate mDroGli1 chromosome 3, mDroGli1.pri, whole genome shotgun sequence DNA segment encodes these proteins:
- the EN1 gene encoding homeobox protein engrailed-1: MEEQQPEHNSQRDSTIGTASHSSSSSSSSGSSSSASNSSSGSSSSSNSSSSSGSSSSGSDGDSVPVSPQQAPSSPAAPCLQPLPHHHHHHHHHHHHHHHQPPPPPPPQPMPAPPHQPPPPPPPPQQHRTTNFFIDNILRPDFGCKKEQQQQQQLLVGAGGGGGGGSAGGGGGGGGGGGGGGGGGGGRAERDRGQTAAGRDPANPLGTRPANPASLLCPADANCVTPDGSAPAPAAAASKANPAAAAAAAAAAAAAVAAAAAAAAAASKPSEGSGGSPGATGAKYGEHGNPAILLMGSANGGPVVKTDSQQPLVWPAWVYCTRYSDRPSSGPRTRKLKKKKNEKEDKRPRTAFTAEQLQRLKAEFQANRYITEQRRQTLAQELSLNESQIKIWFQNKRAKIKKATGIKNGLALHLMAQGLYNHSTTTVQDKEESE; this comes from the exons ATGGAAGAGCAGCAGCCGGAGCATAACAGTCAGCGCGACTCCACCATAGGCACTGCgagccacagcagcagcagcagcagcagcagcggcagtaGCAGCAGCGCGAGCAACAGCAGCAgcgggagcagcagcagcagcaatagcagcagcagcagcgggagcagcagcagcggcagcgatGGAGACAGCGTGCCAGTGTCCCCGCAGCAAGCTCCCTCCTCTCCTGCAGCACCCTGCCTCCAGCCCCtaccccatcaccaccaccatcatcaccaccaccaccaccaccatcaccaccagcccccgccgccgccgccgccccagCCGATGCCAGCACCTCCTCACCAACCTCccccaccgccgccgccgccccagCAGCACCGTACCACCAACTTTTTCATAGACAACATCCTGAGGCCAGACTTTGGTTGCAagaaggagcagcagcagcaacagcagctctTGGTTGGagcgggaggaggaggaggtggcggtagtgctggtggtggtggtggtggtggtggtggaggaggaggtggaggaggaggaggaggaggccggGCAGAACGAGACAGAGGCCAGACAGCCGCAGGTAGAGATCCGGCCAATCCTCTGGGCACGCGGCCGGCGAACCCGGCTTCACTTCTCTGTCCAGCAGATGCGAACTGTGTGACGCCCGACGGCTCTGCGCCGGCCCCGGCCGCCGCCGCTTCCAAAGCTAACCCGGCGGCGGCAGCTGCGGCtgccgcggcggcggcggcagccgtggcggcggcggcggctgcggcaGCCGCTGCGTCTAAGCCTTCGGAAGGCAGCGGGGGGAGTCCTGGAGCAACCGGCGCTAAATACGGGGAACATGGGAACCCGGCTATCCTACTCATGGGCTCGGCCAACGGCGGGCCGGTGGTTAAAACTGACTCACAGCAGCCGCTAGTCTGGCCCGCTTGGGTCTACTGTACGCGTTATTCGGATCGCCCATCTTCTG GTCCCCGCAccaggaaactgaagaagaagaagaacgaGAAGGAGGACAAGCGGCCGCGGACGGCGTTCACTGCAGAGCAGCTGCAGAGACTCAAGGCGGAGTTCCAGGCGAACCGCTACATCACGGAGCAGCGCCGGCAGACCCTGGCCCAGGAGCTCAGCCTCAATGAGTCCCAGATCAAAATATGGTTCCAGAACAAACGAGCTAAGATCAAGAAGGCCACAGGCATTAAGAACGGCCTGGCTTTGCACCTCATGGCCCAGGGACTGTACAACCATTCCACGACCACCGTACAGGACAAAGAGGAGAGCGAGTAG